AGAAGCACACTTCCAAGAGAACAGGTCCCAGGACAGGCAGGTGCTGGGCCAGTCCAGGGCcgcaccccacccctctgccagtGTCCCGCTCTCTCCCCTGCACCGTACAGACAAAGCCCTGCCACTGCACACTCAGCctgacctgcagctccccctCTACCACTCTAGGCCTAGGCTCAAGACACACCCCATCCCTGACCTACAACCGCTGCTGCTCTTCCAGTCCCCATGGACAATGCAGCCTCCTTCCTCGAGGCCCACGCTGCTCGGTCCCCGCCCAGTCCCAGTGCTGGGGGCCTGGGCGCTCAGTCCAAAGCCTCCTTGATCAAGAACTCCTTCAGGGTGGGCTGCTGCTGGAGAGCCACCCCAGTTCCTTGCAGCCCCTGCAGCCTGGCCTCCGACTGGCGCTTGTCTTTCCCCACCTTCCAGGACAGGTGGACATGCGCCTGAAGGAAGGGCTCCAGCAAGGAGTGGCTGTCTTgggcctccaggagctgcagagcctgcTCGCAGTAGCGATGAGCCTCGCTCAGCTCGTCCAGCTCCTGGTGGCAAACCACCAGGCCAGCCAGCGTGAGGAGGAAGTGGCCCGAGTTGCAGACGCCCAGCTTGTCCTGGAGCTGGTAGGCGTTGCTCCAGGTGGCCAGGGCCTCGCGGTACATGCCGCTGCAGGTGAGGCGCTGTGCTGCCTGCAGGTCATGCAGGAAGAAGAACTCCAGGAAGTCGGAGGAGCGGCGGATCTCAGTGATGGAGTGCAGGTGGGACAGGAACTGCTCAAAGGCCCGGCTCCGCTTGGCGATGGTTTCTGCTGTGAAGTTCTTGCGTAGCCTCTTCCTGGGGAAGGAGACGCCTGCCATGTCGCAGCCAAACCGGTGACGCAGGCGCCGGTTCAGTCTCTCGAAGTCCGAGTAGCGCCGggcaatagcggccggggccttGTCAAACTGTCCGGAGCGGATCAGGTAGACGGTGTAGAGCTGTGGGAGAGCAGGGCCGTGAGCGAGAAGCAGCTGGGGTGCACAGGCTCTCCAGGATCTGCCTGCCCCCAGACTCAGCACGCGGGAGGGGAACGCTGCGGACGGCGGCGCAGCGAACCGATCGCACCCGGGTGCACGCGCTGGGGAAGGGGACAGGCAGCAGAGGCCTCCTGGTGGCTctgcctggggcagggaagggctggcgggagcagggggagggaagcaggcTGGGTAAGAGCAGCAAGAGTTACCTGAGGCTCGTCTGAGCCGCCAGCGCCATCCGAGCAgcacagggagagacagagacaagAATCAGCTCCAGCCCCCCCCGGTCGCCTTGCCCTCCCTCTCTGTCCAACGGGGACGGCACACTCCCAAGGGTCTTGGGACCCAAGCACTTTTCATGAGTGGCGTGCttgggtgggaggagcagggggcatcCAGCACCCACAGGATTGGGCAGCCTGTACCCCGTCTCCCACTCCAGAgtcccagcctggcccccgcgGCCAGTGTCACTCACCACGTATTTGGAGGAGCGCTCGCTGACAACGCTGGCGCTGGTGACCTCAAAGAGCAGGCGCTGGGGAGCCAGGCTGCTGCGCGATCTCCTCCAGAAGTCGTGGAGCTGGCGTGTCAGTAGGTTACTGCCCAGGTGCTCAGCTGGAGCAGGGCTCTGATCTGCACCGGAGACAAGCCAAGCACTCACCCCGCAGGCCAGCCACCCTGGtaaagggagaggaagggggagggctcGCCCCCAGTGGCCCGGGGCTCCCAGTGGCCCAGGCCCTCTCCTGCAGAGAGAGGCCTGGGGAGTGCAGGGCTCCCTGTTGGGCGCAGGCGTGGGCAGTCCATTGGCACTGGCCCCTCATGCCAGCCCACATTCTCCCATGCTGCCTTCCCAGGCACACGCTGTGGGGCCTACAACCAACTTGACGGCGGGCTGGCTGAGCCCACTGTTCATCAGGCTGGCCGGTGTGGTCTCGCTGGTTCTTCGTGCTCCCCCGGCAGCTGTTGTCTCCTCATGCACTCAGACTGGACGCTCCTTGGGGCTGCCTTTGTTCTgggtttatacagcacctagcacgaggGGCCCACGGCTGGGCCTCGCCAGCGCTACTGGAATAACAGagcctccatccccaccccagcagaAAAGGGTCTTGGCTGggccagcacccccaccccagacccgAGTAACGAGGGGACCCTGGCACCTGCCTCCATTCTCCATGGCTCTGGGGTTCTtgggcagccccagctcccggctAGCGGCATCctcctcattctcctcctcctcctcctcctcattacTGGTGAAGCTCAGGGTGCCGCTGAGCCGCGTGGACAGCCCGTCCGTGTCGTCCTCCAGTTCGGAGCTCTCTGGGAATTCCTCCGCCTCTGAGCCGCCTCCGCCGTGTCCCTCCTGGTCACCCTCGCCCTCTCCAGCCAGGGCATGCCGCAGCCGGTGCAGGAGGCGGGAGGCCATGGGGCTCGgctcagcagctgcaggaggagaggctggtcagAAAGGGGGGCAATGAACCGGGCCTGCGTGGGAGAAGGCGCttgcacccaggggtggggcagggagaggtgagACCGTGGCCAGCAGTCAGAGATGGCGGCGGGGGCCATTCTGCACCTGCCACAGTCCAGGGAGACCCCAGAGGAGGAGGGCAcaggctgagcagtgggggggggggggcgggattggAGTCAAGGCTGAGGACAGGGTTCGGGAGGGCAACAGGTGCAGGCAGGAGCTTCCAATCAGGTGCTCCAAGTGCTTTGTGGTTTTCGCTACAAACCTGCGGGGAAATGAGACCCCCAGGGCCCCGCGCCCCGCAGGACGCAGCCGCTCCCTCCGGCacagagccggccccagccccagggtcgctgctccctctctctgcctTGCACCAGCCAGGGGCTGCCAGGCTGCGGGGCAGCGAGCTCGGTACCCCATGGAGGGAGCGGGGGTAACTGGGTAgaaggaggggcagctgggggccaaaggggagggggcagaggcagctAGGGGGTTAATGGAGCATCAatggggggggcagctgggggtcaGTGGGGGCCAGGCCGCCCGCGGGAGCTGGGGGGTCAgtgggggccgggccgggccgcacTATCCCGGAGCCGCTCCCCGGCCCCCGAGCTGCTCACCGGGGCCGCGGTCCGGATTGCGTTGGCCGCTCAGCCGCGGCTCCTCCTTGGATCCTCCCCGCCGCAGCTCCGCCTCCGCCCGGGAACCCGGATCCTGCCCAGCCGGGGGCTGGCTGATCCCGATCGGGCTCCCCTGTGTGCACGGCGCCTCATCTGGATCCGCCTCCGCCGCCCAATCCGGAGTTAATCCTGAGCCACACAACGGCACCCAACCAATCCGGATCCATCCCTGTCTCCCACTGGGTGCCCCGGACCCCCGTGCGCAGAGCACCCAACCGCAACAgccttctccccccccgcccccaaccatCCAGCCAATCCAGAGTCAATTCAGATCGAACCCAGTGTGTGGAGTGCCCAGTCCGGATTCTAACTCGGTCTAGTAGGATTCTATGTCCCATGCCCAGGATCTGGATCCAGCGCCAGGGGCTCTCTACACACATCTCTAACCTGGATCAAAGTATCTTTGAGTGCCGGGAATCAGCAGGGAATCAGATCCAGCCCAGCTGGTCTGTATCCGCCCAGGGTGGGTTTATCTAAAAACTGCCCAGTGCAGGAGAGCATCCAAGAGACCCTCAGGGAGCACCACACACCAGGGGGCTCAGCCTGAGCCTGAGGgggaccccccttccccccatgcgCTCCCCACAGGGACATGAGTGTTTCAGTAGTTGGCACGAGCAGCTGGCAGAGTGAGGGCAAGTGCCAGGGGTTTGGCAGACATACTGTCCTGGGGCCACAGTACAGAGACACGCTCACAGCCCCATTCCTGGGGCCCGCAGGCCTGTCCCTGTCATGGGTGAGAAGCTGCTGGCTCCCCAGGGCTCTGCGTCTCTCCAAACTGGGAAGTCAGCCACAGCCTGGgcatccttcccagccccagcctggatccAGCTGCTTCCCTTCCTTATTTAGAGAGATGCACCCACTCCCTCCTCGGCAGG
This sequence is a window from Eretmochelys imbricata isolate rEreImb1 chromosome 13, rEreImb1.hap1, whole genome shotgun sequence. Protein-coding genes within it:
- the SNX21 gene encoding sorting nexin-21; the protein is MASRLLHRLRHALAGEGEGDQEGHGGGGSEAEEFPESSELEDDTDGLSTRLSGTLSFTSNEEEEEEENEEDAASRELGLPKNPRAMENGDQSPAPAEHLGSNLLTRQLHDFWRRSRSSLAPQRLLFEVTSASVVSERSSKYVLYTVYLIRSGQFDKAPAAIARRYSDFERLNRRLRHRFGCDMAGVSFPRKRLRKNFTAETIAKRSRAFEQFLSHLHSITEIRRSSDFLEFFFLHDLQAAQRLTCSGMYREALATWSNAYQLQDKLGVCNSGHFLLTLAGLVVCHQELDELSEAHRYCEQALQLLEAQDSHSLLEPFLQAHVHLSWKVGKDKRQSEARLQGLQGTGVALQQQPTLKEFLIKEALD